CGTCTTGCTGGTGAACGTGCTCGCCTTGCCGCTCATCTTCACGGGCTTTGGTGCCATCGCGCTGGTGCTGGTGAACGCCTACCTGCTCAGCCGCGAATATTTCGAGATGGCGGCGATGCGTGTGATGGCGGTGGATGACGCCCGCGAATTTCGCAAGGCCCACGCGCTGGATGTGTTCGTGGCCGGGCTCATCCCGGCGTTGCTGGCGCTTGTGCCCGTGCTGAACCTCGTCGTGCCGCTCTTTGCCACGTCCTATTTCGTGCACCTCTTCAGGTCGGTGCGGGGGTCTTCGGCGTAAACGGACAGAGATCGGCAATGAGGCAGCGCCAGCACTCCGGCTTGCGCGCCTTGCAGACGTAGCGCCCGTGCAGGATCAGCCAGTGGTGCGCATGCTGGAGATAGGGCGCGGGCACCGTTTTCAGCAGTTTCTCCTCCACCTCCAGCGGCGTGGCACCAGTTGCGAGTCCGAGCCTGTTGCCCAGCCGGAACAGATGCGTATCGACAGCGATCGTGGGTTCGCCGAAGACGGCGTTGAGCACCACGTTGGCGGTCTTGCGGCCGACACCCGGCAGGGCCTCCAGCGCGGCGCGGTCATGGGGCACCTGCGAGCCATGCCGCTCCACCAGCATCTTTGAAAGTGCGATCACGTTCTTCGCCTTGCCGCGAAACAGGCCGATGGTCTTGA
The nucleotide sequence above comes from Hyphomicrobiales bacterium. Encoded proteins:
- the nth gene encoding endonuclease III; this encodes MAKNPPGKTTSGKPAKARRVPRLAPENVKAMFFRFHAANPEPKGELTSLNPFTFLVAVVLSAQATDESVNRATGPLFQVADTPEKMLALGEATLTDYIKTIGLFRGKAKNVIALSKMLVERHGSQVPHDRAALEALPGVGRKTANVVLNAVFGEPTIAVDTHLFRLGNRLGLATGATPLEVEEKLLKTVPAPYLQHAHHWLILHGRYVCKARKPECWRCLIADLCPFTPKTPAPT